A segment of the Tachysurus vachellii isolate PV-2020 chromosome 18, HZAU_Pvac_v1, whole genome shotgun sequence genome:
ATCGAAAGCTTCAAAGAGACACTCATCTGGAACAGATAATATAGGTCATGGTGCCAACAGCACATCAAGCCAAAACTACAAACTATGTATAGTTAAATCCAAGAATTTACATATACATaggttacatttttttcagtctCCACATATTTCCTTTtatcctgaattttttttacaagtcaGTTAGGCTGTTTTTTTATGCAGTTGGTTAGTGACAGATTTGTTTCAGTGGCTCAATAGTTTGCATAAACAAGTTGCTCTTTAATTACAGATTTCAGAAATTAATGTAATAGCTTTTAGCAGCTTATGATTGGCCAATGTCTTTTATTAGgagttaacaggagtgtgtccACTGACCCACAAGACAACAAACAGTAAAGGAATGGTGAAGCAGTTGGTTGTATAAGCTATCATATGTGTAGATTAATCCATTAATCTGCCATCACCCAGCAACATTTGTGGTGTGTGAAAGTGCAGAATCATCATGTAGAGGAAAGTGAATAGGGCTAACGCTGATCTCTGGTGTCTATTGTGAACAGAGATGAGTGTGCTCTGAATGCCGTTGTGTCTGTTGGTAGAGTGTTTTGAAGTGGTCTGTATGAGTAAGATGATAACAATATGAATGATTCTTAAGTCATAAAACAGTCAACTTTAGACACATAAGAACTCTGCTATGGGCTGTCACTCTTACAACTCTGGTAGGCCAGTATTGGTAGACCTGAGATGGTAGGTGTATAGGGGTAGGTAAGGAAATGGAGATAGGGCAAGGCTGTGTATTAATTGATTTGTGAAATGGGTAGCCAATAGAATTGGTTGAGTATTTGTATAAGTATATTTGTGTACTAGGGTATGTGTAAGTATATAAAATTATGTAGAGATTTCTATCTAGggttttccagaaatgccagtGAAGAGAAAATTATGGTAAATTGTCATATTTGATTCAACATCACCATACTGTTACCATCAATGTGCATTCGTTatgcacattttaatatttttatgtactTTCTTCCCCCTTCCCATCTGTAtaagaaattctgttttattgtaattatacgtttggtatatttttttattcttattttaacctttttttgattattattcTCATTGATTTGTTCTATTTGGCACAGAGAAAGCATTTGCTACATTGCATACAGtttatggttgtgtatgtgatttGATTGAGTTTGAATAATCTAGGGATTAATATTGTAAAAGCCTGAatctattaaattaaaattaccCCGGACAGGTAATTGTAATCATTATTACATGGTCTTAGATCCCAGTACTAGGTCCAACACAGCTCGACCTAGTACTGGGATCTAAGACCATGTAATAATCTGGGGAATGAGGATTGATCCCTGAGGGACACCTTGTTTACCAGGGAAATAAAGAATTTACCTTTATGTAATGATCAAAAAGATGATTTGTTAAACAAACATTAACCATACTGCAACTACAAATGAAATACTGGACAGAGATTTTAATAGCGGTCATTAAAGTCTACAATAGAGCTTATAGGATAAGAATTTTGAAGGCACCAGTATCATCAGAAAGAAGTGAATCATTGACACTCACAAAGCCGTCCTGGTGTCGTGTAAAGGTCAGAGAGCTGATTTATAGTGAGATCATCTGGTTGTTAAAAGGCAACCATTCTTTTTAGTGGTTTGTACAGATGTAATAGATTAGAAATCAGTTAATAATTAGTAATGATGTTGAGTAGTTATGGCATGATTAGGTTCTAAGCTACAGTTATAATTTATACCATATAAACCACctcatgtgtgtttatgtacagcATCTGTTAAACAAGTAATTGTGTGCACATCCCACCTTCTGGcaggtgcaggacaaaagaaactGATAAAGTTTAGACCCTACTGGGTCTTCTTCAGGCAAATGGAACACATTTGTGTTCAAATGTGTTCCATTGAAGAAGACCAAGTAGGGTCTAAACgttgctttttaaatatttaataaatatgggagttataaacagtgttgcggacattacattttttttcacttcatgtTTATGTACACCACCCTCTTTTCATTTCATCTAAAGTCTTTATTTCATGAAGCGTTCACCTCAAATCATTTTTGTCTCCagggagagagaacaagaacttTACGGACCAAAAAAGAGAGGGCCTAAGCCTAAAACACTCCTTTTGAAGGTTGGTAAATGTGccgtatatattttatagtcaGAATCATTTTACCTGTTGTGAAAAATACCATATTCACCTTCTTTATTGTTCTCCTTAGTCACGAGCACAGGCTGCTGAGAGCTCACCCAGAGTCCTCGAGTTTAAACCTAGTCGACCCCAGCCATCCTCTAAACCTCCACCTGCACCTACACCTGCACCCTCGTACCATCCCAGTGGCCCTTCCAATGCTAAGCTGCAGTCTGGAGCTGCCCAGCCCAAACTTAAGAAAGACATCCACCGATGTCATCGCATGGCACGGCGGCCTTTGCCCCGCCCTGATCCTTTAGCTCCACAAATTGGTTCTTCTGGTCCCTTCTCGCCTCATCCTACAGTCAGCCCCTTCTGTGAGACAGTCCGCATCCTTAACCGGAAGGTCAAACCTCGTGAGGTTAAGAAGGGACGGGtaattttaaatctaaaagtGATGGACAAGAATGGACCAGCCAATAACAAAAGGACTCAAAATTCCAGCCTTCAGTCTCATGTTGGGCGGCAGAAAGTTCCTTCTCGGAACAGAGTGATTGGGAAGAACAGGGGGTTTGGAGATGTATCTTTTAGGTGCCTGCAGCAACCTATGAGTGGCTCTGGATTTTCAGTTTTTAGAAAGCCAATTGAGGCTTTTTCAATAGACTCTTCTGCGGAAAAGCCAAAGGCTGAACAAAGCGGTCACAAACCAGGTACAAATCCATCGCTGTCTTCCTCTCAAACTTCAAAAGTCAAGACCTCAGCTATGGCAGAAGCAATCTTCGAGCCACCTCGATCTGCTTCGAGCTCAGAGGTCTCAGACAGTGAACCTCTACCCCAACCTTCACACCAAATCCAC
Coding sequences within it:
- the LOC132860997 gene encoding chromobox protein homolog 6-like: MELSAAGDRVFAAEAILKRRVRKGRMEYLVKWKGWAIKYSTWEPEENILDDRLVAAFEQKEREQELYGPKKRGPKPKTLLLKSRAQAAESSPRVLEFKPSRPQPSSKPPPAPTPAPSYHPSGPSNAKLQSGAAQPKLKKDIHRCHRMARRPLPRPDPLAPQIGSSGPFSPHPTVSPFCETVRILNRKVKPREVKKGRVILNLKVMDKNGPANNKRTQNSSLQSHVGRQKVPSRNRVIGKNRGFGDVSFRCLQQPMSGSGFSVFRKPIEAFSIDSSAEKPKAEQSGHKPGTNPSLSSSQTSKVKTSAMAEAIFEPPRSASSSEVSDSEPLPQPSHQIHPNQLAQSGEANTQISHAAKSTPKLTDSKAKLTQSAMPSSPMFSSSSSSSSLSSSSEDNEHILDLSVPHGTDRRLRQRPHFRGRRQPKVPEIPISEEASEEDQDLDWHPEMAAQCANVVITDVTTNLLTVTIKEFCHPPGLPAIASSPCCTNNLSSSKKTNP